From a single Piliocolobus tephrosceles isolate RC106 chromosome 21, ASM277652v3, whole genome shotgun sequence genomic region:
- the LOC111521128 gene encoding zinc finger protein 418 isoform X1, with protein MAAAALRLPAQQGTVAFEDVAVNFSQEEWSLLSEVQRCLYHDVMLENWVLISSLGYWCGSEDEEAHAKQNISIHRVSQVNTPRVGVSPKKAHSCEMCGAILRDILHLTDHQGTHHKQKLHRCEAWGNKLYDSSNHQHQNQYLGEKPYRSSAEEALFVKRCKFHVSEESSVFIQSGKDFLPSSGLLQQEATPTGEKSNSKPEYESPFQGGNTHCSCGECMKHFGTKHILVQQQRLLPREECYCCECGKSFIKYDSFSNHQRVHTGKRPYECGECGKSFSHKGSLVQHQRVHTGERPYECGECGKSFSQNGTLIKHQRVHTGERPYECEECGKCFTQKGNLIQHQRGHTSERPYECEECGKCFSQKGTLTEHHRVHTRERPYECGECGKSFSRKGHLRNHQRGHTGERPYECGECGKSFSRKGNLIQHQRSHTGERPYECRECRKLFRGKSHLTEHQRVHTGERPYECNECGKSFLDSSGFRVHQRVHTGEKPFECSECGKSFPQSCSLLRHRRVHTGERPYECGECGKSFHQSSSLLRHQKIHTAERPYECRECGKFFFSLLEHRRVHTGERPYECSECGKTFTRRSAHFKHLRLHTRGKPYECSECGKSFAETFSLTEHRRVHTGERPYECSECGKSFHRSSSLLRHQRVHTEKSPYK; from the exons ATGGCGGCGGCCGCACTGAGGCTGCCGGCTCAG CAGGGCACTGTGGCATTTGAAGACGTGGCTGTGAACTTTTCCCAGGAAGAATGGAGTCTCCTTAGTGAGGTTCAGAGATGCCTTTACCAtgatgtgatgctggagaactGGGTACTTATATCCTCCCTGG GTTATTGGTGTGGATCAGAAGATGAGGAGGCACATGCTAAGCAGAACATTTCTATACATAGAGTGTCTCAGGTCAACACTCCTAGGGTAGGTGTGTCTCCCAAGAAGGCCCACTCTTGTGAAATGTGTGGTGCAATCTTGAGAGACATTTTGCACTTGACAGATCATCAGGGGACACATCACAAGCAGAAACTGCACAGGTGTGAAGCATGGGGGAATAAATTGTATGATAGTTCAAACCATCAGCACCAGAATCAGTACcttggagagaaaccctatagaAGCAGTGCTGAAGAAGCGTTGTTTGTGAAGAGGTGTAAGTTCCATGTGTCAGAGGAGTCATCTGTCTTCATtcagagtgggaaggactttttGCCCAGCTCAGGATTACTGCAGCAGGAGGCCACTCCCACTGGGGAGAAGTCAAACAGCAAACCTGAGTATGAGTCTCCCTTTCAGGGGGGAAATACTCATTGCAGCTGTGGAGAATGCATGAAACATTTTGGCACCAAACACATACTTGTTCAACAGCAGAGACTTCTCCCTAGAGAAGAATGTTATTGCTGCGAATGTGGGAAATCCTTTATCAAATATGATAGCTTCAGTAATCATCAGAGAGTTCACACTGGGAAAAGACCTTATGAATGTGGAGAATGCGGGAAATCTTTTAGTCATAAGGGCAGCCTTGTTCAGCATCAGCGAGTTCATACTGGAGAAAGACCTTATGAGTGCGGAGAATGTGGGAAATCTTTTAGTCAAAATGGTACCCTCATTAAACATCAAcgagttcacactggagaaagacctTACGAGTGTGAAGAATGTGGGAAATGTTTTACTCAGAAGGGCAATCTGATTCAACATCAACGAGGTCACACTAGTGAAAGACCTTATGAGTGTGAAGAATGTGGAAAATGTTTTAGTCAAAAGGGCACCCTCACTGAACATCATCGAGTTCACACTAGAGAAAGACCTTATGAGTGTGGAGAATGTGGGAAATCTTTTAGTCGAAAGGGACACCTTAGGAACCATCAGCGAGgtcacactggagaaagacctTATGAGTGTGGAGAATGTGGGAAATCTTTTAGTCGAAAGGGCAACCTCATTCAGCATCAGCGAAGCcacactggagaaaggccttACGAGTGTAGGGAGTGTAGGAAATTATTTAGGGGCAAGTCCCACCTCACTGAACACCagagagttcacactggagaaaggccatatgaatgtaatgaatgtgggaaatcaTTTCTAGACAGCTCTGGGTTTCGTGTTCATCagagagttcacactggagaaaaaccatttgagtgcagtgaatgtgggaaatcATTTCCTCAAAGCTGTTCCCTCCTTCGACATCGGAGAGTTCATACTGGAGAAAGGCCTTATGAGTGTGGAGAATGTGGAAAGTCATTTCATCAGAGCTCTTCCCTCCTTCGACATCAGAAAATTCATACTGCAGAAAGACCTTATGAGTGCAGAGAATGTGGGAAATTCTTCTTCAGTCTCCTTGAACACAGgagagttcacactggagaaaggccttatgaatgcagtgaatgtggaaaaACATTTACTCGAAGATCTGCGCATTTTAAACATCTGAGACTTCATACTCGAGGAAAGCCTTATGAGTGCAGCGAATGTGGGAAATCCTTTGCTGAAACGTTCAGTCTTACTGAACACAGgagagttcacactggagaaaggccttATGAGTGCAGTGAATGCGGAAAATCATTTCATCGAAGCTCTTCTCTCCTTCGACATCAGAGAGTTCACACAGAAAAAAGTCCTTACAAGtga
- the LOC111521128 gene encoding zinc finger protein 418 isoform X2: protein MAAAALRLPAQGTVAFEDVAVNFSQEEWSLLSEVQRCLYHDVMLENWVLISSLGYWCGSEDEEAHAKQNISIHRVSQVNTPRVGVSPKKAHSCEMCGAILRDILHLTDHQGTHHKQKLHRCEAWGNKLYDSSNHQHQNQYLGEKPYRSSAEEALFVKRCKFHVSEESSVFIQSGKDFLPSSGLLQQEATPTGEKSNSKPEYESPFQGGNTHCSCGECMKHFGTKHILVQQQRLLPREECYCCECGKSFIKYDSFSNHQRVHTGKRPYECGECGKSFSHKGSLVQHQRVHTGERPYECGECGKSFSQNGTLIKHQRVHTGERPYECEECGKCFTQKGNLIQHQRGHTSERPYECEECGKCFSQKGTLTEHHRVHTRERPYECGECGKSFSRKGHLRNHQRGHTGERPYECGECGKSFSRKGNLIQHQRSHTGERPYECRECRKLFRGKSHLTEHQRVHTGERPYECNECGKSFLDSSGFRVHQRVHTGEKPFECSECGKSFPQSCSLLRHRRVHTGERPYECGECGKSFHQSSSLLRHQKIHTAERPYECRECGKFFFSLLEHRRVHTGERPYECSECGKTFTRRSAHFKHLRLHTRGKPYECSECGKSFAETFSLTEHRRVHTGERPYECSECGKSFHRSSSLLRHQRVHTEKSPYK, encoded by the exons ATGGCGGCGGCCGCACTGAGGCTGCCGGCTCAG GGCACTGTGGCATTTGAAGACGTGGCTGTGAACTTTTCCCAGGAAGAATGGAGTCTCCTTAGTGAGGTTCAGAGATGCCTTTACCAtgatgtgatgctggagaactGGGTACTTATATCCTCCCTGG GTTATTGGTGTGGATCAGAAGATGAGGAGGCACATGCTAAGCAGAACATTTCTATACATAGAGTGTCTCAGGTCAACACTCCTAGGGTAGGTGTGTCTCCCAAGAAGGCCCACTCTTGTGAAATGTGTGGTGCAATCTTGAGAGACATTTTGCACTTGACAGATCATCAGGGGACACATCACAAGCAGAAACTGCACAGGTGTGAAGCATGGGGGAATAAATTGTATGATAGTTCAAACCATCAGCACCAGAATCAGTACcttggagagaaaccctatagaAGCAGTGCTGAAGAAGCGTTGTTTGTGAAGAGGTGTAAGTTCCATGTGTCAGAGGAGTCATCTGTCTTCATtcagagtgggaaggactttttGCCCAGCTCAGGATTACTGCAGCAGGAGGCCACTCCCACTGGGGAGAAGTCAAACAGCAAACCTGAGTATGAGTCTCCCTTTCAGGGGGGAAATACTCATTGCAGCTGTGGAGAATGCATGAAACATTTTGGCACCAAACACATACTTGTTCAACAGCAGAGACTTCTCCCTAGAGAAGAATGTTATTGCTGCGAATGTGGGAAATCCTTTATCAAATATGATAGCTTCAGTAATCATCAGAGAGTTCACACTGGGAAAAGACCTTATGAATGTGGAGAATGCGGGAAATCTTTTAGTCATAAGGGCAGCCTTGTTCAGCATCAGCGAGTTCATACTGGAGAAAGACCTTATGAGTGCGGAGAATGTGGGAAATCTTTTAGTCAAAATGGTACCCTCATTAAACATCAAcgagttcacactggagaaagacctTACGAGTGTGAAGAATGTGGGAAATGTTTTACTCAGAAGGGCAATCTGATTCAACATCAACGAGGTCACACTAGTGAAAGACCTTATGAGTGTGAAGAATGTGGAAAATGTTTTAGTCAAAAGGGCACCCTCACTGAACATCATCGAGTTCACACTAGAGAAAGACCTTATGAGTGTGGAGAATGTGGGAAATCTTTTAGTCGAAAGGGACACCTTAGGAACCATCAGCGAGgtcacactggagaaagacctTATGAGTGTGGAGAATGTGGGAAATCTTTTAGTCGAAAGGGCAACCTCATTCAGCATCAGCGAAGCcacactggagaaaggccttACGAGTGTAGGGAGTGTAGGAAATTATTTAGGGGCAAGTCCCACCTCACTGAACACCagagagttcacactggagaaaggccatatgaatgtaatgaatgtgggaaatcaTTTCTAGACAGCTCTGGGTTTCGTGTTCATCagagagttcacactggagaaaaaccatttgagtgcagtgaatgtgggaaatcATTTCCTCAAAGCTGTTCCCTCCTTCGACATCGGAGAGTTCATACTGGAGAAAGGCCTTATGAGTGTGGAGAATGTGGAAAGTCATTTCATCAGAGCTCTTCCCTCCTTCGACATCAGAAAATTCATACTGCAGAAAGACCTTATGAGTGCAGAGAATGTGGGAAATTCTTCTTCAGTCTCCTTGAACACAGgagagttcacactggagaaaggccttatgaatgcagtgaatgtggaaaaACATTTACTCGAAGATCTGCGCATTTTAAACATCTGAGACTTCATACTCGAGGAAAGCCTTATGAGTGCAGCGAATGTGGGAAATCCTTTGCTGAAACGTTCAGTCTTACTGAACACAGgagagttcacactggagaaaggccttATGAGTGCAGTGAATGCGGAAAATCATTTCATCGAAGCTCTTCTCTCCTTCGACATCAGAGAGTTCACACAGAAAAAAGTCCTTACAAGtga
- the ZNF256 gene encoding zinc finger protein 256 isoform X1, with product MAAAELTAPAQGIVTFEDVAVYFSWKEWGLLDEAQKCLYHDVMLENLTLTTSLGGCGAGYEEAPYQQSTSSQRESQVRLPKALPSPQKTNPCEICGPVLREILHLLEHQGTHHGQKLYTDGACRKQLQFTAYLRQHQKQHVGQKHFRSNGDRDLFLNRCTFEVSGKPFPCKEVGKDFLARSRFLQQQATHTRKKSNRTKSAVAFHSVKNHYNWGECVKAFSYKHVRVQHQGDLIRERSYMCSECGKSFSTSCSLSDHLRVHTSEKPYTCGECGKSYRQSSSLVTHRRVHTGVRPHQCDECGKLFNRKYDLLIHQRVHTGERPYKCSECGKSFSHSSSLITHQRIHTGMRPYECSECGKSFIHSSSLITHQRVHTGTRPYMCSECGKSFSQSCHLIKHRRLHIGEGPYECSECGKLFTYRSRFFQHQKVHTGVRSHECHECGKLFSRKFDLIVHERVHTGERPYECSECGKSFTCKSYLIAHWKVHTGARPYECGECGKSFTHSSTLLQHQRVHTGERPYECRECGKFFSQSSSLIRHRRSHTGERPYECSECWKSFSNRSSLVKHQRVHTGERPYECSECGKSFSQSSNLSNHQRVHSGERPYECSDCGKSFTFNSNLLKHQHVHKG from the exons ATGGCGGCGGCCGAGCTGACGGCCCCGGCCCAG GGCATTGTGACGTTTGAGGACGTGGCTGTGTACTTCTCCTGGAAGGAATGGGGTCTTCTTGATGAGGCTCAGAAATGCCTGTACCAtgatgtgatgctggagaacttGACACTTACAACCTCCCTGG gtgGTTGTGGAGCAGGGTATGAGGAGGCACCTTATCAGCAGAGCACTTCTTCACAGCGGGAGTCACAGGTTAGGCTTCCTAAGGCCCTTCCTTCTCCCCAGAAGACCAATCCCTGTGAGATATGTGGCCCAGTCTTGAGAGAGATTTTGCACTTGCTTGAGCACCAGGGAACACACCATGGTCAAAAACTGTATACAGATGGGGCATGTAGGAAACAATTACAATTTACTGCATACCTTCGTCAGCACCAGAAGCAGCATGTTGGACAGAAGCACTTCAGAAGCAATGGGGACAGAGACCTGTTTTTGAACCGCTGCACATTTGAAGTATCTGGGAAACCCTTTCCTTGCAAGGAGGTTGGGAAGGATTTCCTGGCGAGATCAAGATTTCTTCAGCAACAGGCTACTCACACCAGAAAGAAGTCAAACAGAACCAAGAGTGCAGTGGCCTTTCACAGTGTAAAAAATCATTACAACTGGGGAGAATGTGTGAAAGCTTTCAGCTACAAACATGTACGTGTTCAGCACCAGGGAGACCTCATTAGGGAAAGATCTTACATgtgcagtgaatgtgggaaatcTTTTAGCACAAGCTGTAGCCTCAGTGATCATTTGAGAGTTCACACTTCAGAAAAGCCTTATACATGTGGGGAATGTGGGAAATCCTATAGGCAAAGCTCTAGCCTTGTTACGCACCGAAGAGTTCACACGGGAGTAAGACCTCATCAATGTGATGAGTGTGGAAAATTATTTAACAGGAAGTATGACCTTCTTATACATCAGAGAGTTCATACTGGAGAAAGGCCTTACAagtgcagtgaatgtgggaaatcCTTTAGCCATAGCTCCAGCCTCATTACACaccagagaattcatactggaatGAGGCCTTATGagtgcagtgaatgtgggaaatcCTTTATCCATAGTTCTAGCCTTATTACACACCAGAGAGTTCACACTGGTACAAGGCCTTATATgtgcagtgaatgtgggaaatcCTTTAGCCAGAGCTGTCACCTCATTAAACACCGGAGACTTCACATTGGAGAAGGGCCTTATGAGTGTAGTGAATGTGGGAAATTGTTTACTTACAGATCTCGTTTCTTCCAACACCAGAAAGTTCATACTGGAGTAAGATCTCATGAATGTCATGAATGTGGAAAATTATTTAGCAGGAAATTTGACCTCATTGTACACGAGAGAGTTCACACAGGAGAGAGGCCCTATGAGTGCAGTGAGTGTGGAAAATCCTTTACCTGTAAATCCTACCTCATCGCACACTGGAAAGTTCATACTGGAGCAAGGCCTTATGAATGTGGGGAATGTGGGAAATCATTTACCCATAGCTCTACACTCCTTCAACACCagagagttcacactggagaaCGGCCTTATGAGTGCAGGGAATGTGGGAAATTTTTCAGCCAGAGCTCCAGTCTCATTAGACATAGGAGAAGTCACACCGGAGAAAGGCCTTACGAGTGCAGTGAGTGTTGGAAATCCTTTAGTAACCGCTCTAGCCTCGTTAAACACCagagagttcacactggagaaaggccttatgaatgcagtgaatgtggaaaaTCCTTTAGCCAGAGCTCTAACCTCAGTAATCACCAGCGAGTTCACAGCGGGGAAAGGCCTTACGAGTGTAGTGACTGTGGAAAATCTTTCACCTTCAACTCCAACCTCCTAAAACATCAGCATGTTCACAAGGGATAA
- the ZNF256 gene encoding zinc finger protein 256 isoform X2, translating into MDSVPGGCGAGYEEAPYQQSTSSQRESQVRLPKALPSPQKTNPCEICGPVLREILHLLEHQGTHHGQKLYTDGACRKQLQFTAYLRQHQKQHVGQKHFRSNGDRDLFLNRCTFEVSGKPFPCKEVGKDFLARSRFLQQQATHTRKKSNRTKSAVAFHSVKNHYNWGECVKAFSYKHVRVQHQGDLIRERSYMCSECGKSFSTSCSLSDHLRVHTSEKPYTCGECGKSYRQSSSLVTHRRVHTGVRPHQCDECGKLFNRKYDLLIHQRVHTGERPYKCSECGKSFSHSSSLITHQRIHTGMRPYECSECGKSFIHSSSLITHQRVHTGTRPYMCSECGKSFSQSCHLIKHRRLHIGEGPYECSECGKLFTYRSRFFQHQKVHTGVRSHECHECGKLFSRKFDLIVHERVHTGERPYECSECGKSFTCKSYLIAHWKVHTGARPYECGECGKSFTHSSTLLQHQRVHTGERPYECRECGKFFSQSSSLIRHRRSHTGERPYECSECWKSFSNRSSLVKHQRVHTGERPYECSECGKSFSQSSNLSNHQRVHSGERPYECSDCGKSFTFNSNLLKHQHVHKG; encoded by the exons ATGGACTCAGTTCCGG gtgGTTGTGGAGCAGGGTATGAGGAGGCACCTTATCAGCAGAGCACTTCTTCACAGCGGGAGTCACAGGTTAGGCTTCCTAAGGCCCTTCCTTCTCCCCAGAAGACCAATCCCTGTGAGATATGTGGCCCAGTCTTGAGAGAGATTTTGCACTTGCTTGAGCACCAGGGAACACACCATGGTCAAAAACTGTATACAGATGGGGCATGTAGGAAACAATTACAATTTACTGCATACCTTCGTCAGCACCAGAAGCAGCATGTTGGACAGAAGCACTTCAGAAGCAATGGGGACAGAGACCTGTTTTTGAACCGCTGCACATTTGAAGTATCTGGGAAACCCTTTCCTTGCAAGGAGGTTGGGAAGGATTTCCTGGCGAGATCAAGATTTCTTCAGCAACAGGCTACTCACACCAGAAAGAAGTCAAACAGAACCAAGAGTGCAGTGGCCTTTCACAGTGTAAAAAATCATTACAACTGGGGAGAATGTGTGAAAGCTTTCAGCTACAAACATGTACGTGTTCAGCACCAGGGAGACCTCATTAGGGAAAGATCTTACATgtgcagtgaatgtgggaaatcTTTTAGCACAAGCTGTAGCCTCAGTGATCATTTGAGAGTTCACACTTCAGAAAAGCCTTATACATGTGGGGAATGTGGGAAATCCTATAGGCAAAGCTCTAGCCTTGTTACGCACCGAAGAGTTCACACGGGAGTAAGACCTCATCAATGTGATGAGTGTGGAAAATTATTTAACAGGAAGTATGACCTTCTTATACATCAGAGAGTTCATACTGGAGAAAGGCCTTACAagtgcagtgaatgtgggaaatcCTTTAGCCATAGCTCCAGCCTCATTACACaccagagaattcatactggaatGAGGCCTTATGagtgcagtgaatgtgggaaatcCTTTATCCATAGTTCTAGCCTTATTACACACCAGAGAGTTCACACTGGTACAAGGCCTTATATgtgcagtgaatgtgggaaatcCTTTAGCCAGAGCTGTCACCTCATTAAACACCGGAGACTTCACATTGGAGAAGGGCCTTATGAGTGTAGTGAATGTGGGAAATTGTTTACTTACAGATCTCGTTTCTTCCAACACCAGAAAGTTCATACTGGAGTAAGATCTCATGAATGTCATGAATGTGGAAAATTATTTAGCAGGAAATTTGACCTCATTGTACACGAGAGAGTTCACACAGGAGAGAGGCCCTATGAGTGCAGTGAGTGTGGAAAATCCTTTACCTGTAAATCCTACCTCATCGCACACTGGAAAGTTCATACTGGAGCAAGGCCTTATGAATGTGGGGAATGTGGGAAATCATTTACCCATAGCTCTACACTCCTTCAACACCagagagttcacactggagaaCGGCCTTATGAGTGCAGGGAATGTGGGAAATTTTTCAGCCAGAGCTCCAGTCTCATTAGACATAGGAGAAGTCACACCGGAGAAAGGCCTTACGAGTGCAGTGAGTGTTGGAAATCCTTTAGTAACCGCTCTAGCCTCGTTAAACACCagagagttcacactggagaaaggccttatgaatgcagtgaatgtggaaaaTCCTTTAGCCAGAGCTCTAACCTCAGTAATCACCAGCGAGTTCACAGCGGGGAAAGGCCTTACGAGTGTAGTGACTGTGGAAAATCTTTCACCTTCAACTCCAACCTCCTAAAACATCAGCATGTTCACAAGGGATAA